In Euwallacea fornicatus isolate EFF26 chromosome 20, ASM4011564v1, whole genome shotgun sequence, a single window of DNA contains:
- the Hem gene encoding membrane-associated protein Hem: MSRQMSQSERKLAEKLIILNDRGVGMLTRIYNIKKACGDAKSKPGFLSDKNLESSIKSIVRRFPNLDSKSLTPIHGLRNEIIKSLSLYYYTFVDLLDFKDHVCELLTTLDAFQVELDISINFDLTKNYLDLVTIYVSLMVLLSRVEDRKAVLGLFNAAYEIVHGSADTSFPRLGSMIMDYDVPLKKLSEEFVPHSKLLSQALYSLIPIYVPRNVTADQWRADQKLSLVGNPSVLLKPVHSDKMSCEFLSIETLERWIVFGIMLIHTVLLDARQDHYNKLLLNALESFWVLPLFRDEVLHIHQYIWSYLDTLKGYGKRITDIKDAYQQAVQKAGYNHRERRKFLRTALKELGLIFVDQPGLLGPKALMVFMGLSYSRDEVLWLLRHHDNPPQHKTKGKSTEDLVDRHLPELLFHMEDLRVLIRKYSQVMQRYYVQYLSHFDALCLKEQIQKLQNCPEDEAIILSSLCNTISSLSVKQVEENETFNFFAFRLDWFRLQAYTSTQQSKLRLMDFKVLGPLMDMIQFHTKMVDNLDEMLRETSDLSIFCFYSRIFEDQFHMCLEFPAQNRYIVAFPSICSHFQHCTHELCPEERHHIRERSLSVVNMFLDEMAKEAKNIITAICDAQCKMSDKLLPKNCAQLISQQINRKKKEKNKKNAIEFEKPGKESYRKTRENLTTMDKLHMALTELCYAINYFSNINVWEYTFAPREYLHQHLENRFAKALVGMVMYSQDTHEIAKPSELLVCVRSYMNVLQTVENYVHIDITRVFNNCLLQQTQAMDSHGEKTIASLYTQWYSEVLLRRVSAGNIIFSMNQRSFVSLTMEGTIPFNPEEYSDVNELKALAELIGPYGMKQLSETLMWHIASQVVELKKLADINKDVLLQLRTNFDKPEVMKEQFKRLSNVDNVLQRMTIVGVILSFRQLAQSCLTDVLEQRIPFLLSSILDFRHHLPSGDPMKVVSDMSSAAGLNCKVDPTLISALKLQKTETEGENEHLLVCLLMVFVAVSIPKLARSDQSFYRASLEGHTNNIHCMALAVNHIFGALFTICGRDDIEDRMKEFLALASSSLLRLGQEADKEAVRNRESVYLLLDQIVQESPFLTMDLLESCFPYALIRNAYHDVYKQEQNM; the protein is encoded by the exons ATGTCGCGTCAGATGAGTCAATCTGAGCGAAAACTcgctgaaaaattaataatcctGAATGATAGAGGAGTTGGAATGCTTACCAGGATATACAACATTAAAAAGGCTTGTGGGGACGCAAAGTCAAAGCCCGGATTTCTCTCCGACAAAAATTTAGAGTCCTCGATCAAGAGTATAGTCCGAAGATTTCCGAATTTGGATTCAAAGAGTTTAACCCCTATTCATGGCCTCCGAAATGAGATAATCAAATCCCTTTCCTTATATTACTACACGTTTGTGGATTTATTGGATTTTAAGGACCATGTATGTGAACTATTGACAACCCTAGATGCATTTCAAGTTGAGCTAGATATCTCTATTAATTTTGACTTAACTAAGAATTATTTAGACTTGGTAACTATTTATGTTTCACTGATGGTTCTTCTGTCACGTGTAGAGGATAGAAAGGCTGTGTTAGGGCTTTTCAATGCTGCTTATGAGATAGTTCATGGATCAGCAGATACAAGTTTTCCTCGCCTAGGATCCATGATAATGGATTATGATGTGCCACTAAAGAAACTGTCAGAGGAATTTGTGCCCCATTCAAAGCTATTAAGTCAAGCTTTATATTCTCTAATTCCAATTTATGTGCCGAGAAATGTTACTGCTGATCAGTGGAGAGCTGATCAAAAGTTAAGTTTGGTAGGCAACCCATCAGTGCTGCTGAAGCCAGTACATTCAGATAAAATGAGTTGTGAGTTCTTGTCAATTGAAACACTAGAGAGATGGATAGTGTTTGGAATAATGTTGATTCATACAGTATTGTTAGATGCAAGGCAGGATCATTATAATAAATTGCTCTTGAATGCCTTAGAGAGTTTTTGGGTTTTGCCGTTATTCAGAGATGAAGTTTTACACATTCATCAATACATTTGGTCATACTTAGATACATTAAAAG gATATGGAAAAAGAATAACAGACATCAAAGATGCTTATCAACAAGCTGTTCAGAAGGCGGGCTACAATCATCGCGAAAGAAGAAAATTCTTGCGCACAGCATTGAAGGAATTAGGCCTAATTTTTGTTGACCAACCAGGACTACTTGGTCCTAAAGCTTTGATGGTTTTCATGGGACTATCTTACTCTAGGGATGAAGTGTTGTGGCTGTTGCGGCATCATGACAATCCTCCTCAACATAAAACTAAAG GAAAATCAACAGAAGACCTTGTGGATCGCCACCTTCCAGAATTGCTTTTTCACATGGAAGACCTACGGGTTCTTATCAGAAAGTACAGTCAAGTAATGCAAAGGTACTACGTTCAATATTTATCTCATTTCGACGCTTTGTGCCTGAAGGAGCAAATACAAAAGCTTCAAAACTGCCCCGAGGACGAAGCTATTATTTTATCCTCCCTATGCAACACCATATCCAGTTTGTCTGTAAAGCAAGTTGAAGAAAATGAAACCTTTAATTTCTTTGCCTTCAGACTGGACTGGTTCAGGTTGCAAGCATACACGTCCACTCAGCAGTCCAAACTGCGGCTTATggattttaaagttttgggACCTTTAATGGACATGATCCAGTTCCACACTAAGATGGTGGATAACCTGGACGAGATGCTTAGGGAAACTTCAGACCTAtcgattttttgtttctacAGCAGGATTTTTGAAGACCAGTTTCACATGTGTCTAGAATTCCCTGCTCAGAATCGTTACATTGTTGCCTTTCCGTCAATTTGTAGCCACTTCCAACATTGCACTCACGAACTTTGCCCGGAAGAACGGCACCATATTAGAGAACGTAGTCTTTCTGTTGTTAATATGTTTCTGGATGAAATGGCGAAAGAGGCGAAGAATATTATTACGGCTATTTGCGATGCGCAGTGTAAGATGAGTGATAAGTTATTACCCAAGAATTGCGCTCAGTTGATTTCGCAACAGATTAATAGGAAGAAAAAGGAGAAGAACAAGAAGAATGCTATAGAATTTGAAAAGCCGGGCAAGGAGAGTTATAGGAAGACTAGAGAGAATTTGACCACAATGGATAAGCTACATATGGCCTTGACTGAACTGTGCTACGCTATaaactatttttcaaatattaatgtttGGGAGTACACCTTTGCCCCTCGGGAGTATTTACACCAGCACCTGGAAAATCGCTTTGCTAAAGCTTTGGTTGGGATGGTCATGTATAGCCAAGACACCCACGAGATTGCCAAACCCTCTGAATTGTTGGTGTGTGTAAGGTCATACATGAATGTCCTACAAACCGTGGAAAATTACGTTCATATAGATATCACTAGGGTGTTCAATAATTGCTTGTTACAGCAGACGCAAGCCATGGATAGTCATGGAGAGAAAACAATCGCCTCTCTTTACACGCAATGGTACTCTGAAGTTTTATTGCGAAGAGTTAGTGCTGGGAATATAATTTTCTCCATGAACCAAAGATCGTTTGTGAGTCTCACAATGGAGGGGACGATTCCTTTTAACCCTGAAGAGTATTCGGACGTAAATGAGCTTAAAGCATTGGCAGAGCTAATCGGCCCGTACGGGATGAAGCAGTTGAGCGAAACTTTAATGTGGCACATTGCCAGTCAAGTGGTGGAACTAAAAAAACTTGCTGATATTAATAAGGACGTTCTTCTGCAGCTGCGGACTAATTTTGATAAACCAGAAGTGATGAAGGAGCAATTTAAGAGGCTTTCTAATGTAGACAACGTGTTGCAGCGAATGACCATAGTAGGAGTAATTCTGAGTTTTAGACAATTGGCTCAATCCTGTTTGACTGACGTTCTAGAACAACGAATTCCATTTTTGTTGAGTTCCATATTAGATTTTCGTCATCATCTTCCCAGTGGGGATCCCATGAAAGTAGTCAGCGACATGTCCTCTGCAGCCGGTTTAAATTGCAAAGTAGACCCAACGTTGATATCAGcgttaaaattacaaaagacTGAAACCGAAGGCGAAAACGAGCACCTTTTAGTGTGTCTTCTAATGGTATTTGTCGCAGTATCCATTCCAAAGTTGGCGAGATCAGATCAATCCTTCTATAGAGCTTCTCTAGAAGGTCATACGAATAACATTCATTGCATGGCTTTGGCTGTGAATCACATCTTCGGAGCTCTATTCACGATTTGTGGACGGGATGATATTGAGGACCGCATGAAGGAATTTTTGGCCTTGGCCTCCTCTAGTTTGTTAAGGTTAGGTCAGGAGGCCGACAAAGAGGCGGTGCGAAATAGGGAATCAGTGTATTTGTTGTTGGATCAAATTGTACAGGAGTCTCCGTTCTTGACTATGGATTTATTAGAGTCGTGTTTCCCTTACGCACTAATCCGTAATGCTTATCACGATGTTTACAAGCAGGAGCAAAACATGTAA